The following proteins are co-located in the Pseudoalteromonas sp. N1230-9 genome:
- a CDS encoding MFS transporter, which yields MKKLSKEEIYQRLSNTEDARACKAIDEAACKVVPGNFITLLVSQLFSKFADALLNPKVTLPWLLQSINVPSSFIAWLVPIRESGSMLPQLAIAHLIRQLAVRKWVWVVGAIIQAVCIIAMLICALTLQGTSAGFAIIGILIIFSLARGFNSIAAKDVLGKVIPKQQRGSISGLAASFAGFATLTFGLGLWYLQHLGYDNGVYVALILAALMWLFAALSYSQIKEYKGATEGAENGLLHALKKLKLLYQDKQFAHFIITRALLLCSALSAPFYIVLASEQAFDFSLLATFMALSGLASLVSAPIWGRLSDLSSRRVLVFAAVLVTLNGLAVYLVAYFSPTTLNEFWLLPLCYFLLTVAHQGVRLGRKTYLVDMAEGNKRTDYVSVSNTVIGLILLLLGSVGLLNSYLSTAELILFYSVLGFAGAVSAWFLKDT from the coding sequence ATGAAAAAGCTCAGTAAAGAAGAGATCTACCAACGCCTTAGTAACACCGAAGATGCGCGCGCATGTAAAGCCATAGATGAAGCGGCCTGCAAGGTCGTGCCAGGTAACTTTATCACCCTTTTAGTGAGTCAGTTATTTAGCAAGTTTGCCGATGCCCTTTTAAATCCTAAAGTTACGCTTCCTTGGTTATTACAAAGTATTAATGTGCCTAGTAGCTTTATAGCGTGGCTTGTGCCAATACGTGAGTCGGGTTCTATGCTACCGCAGCTTGCTATTGCTCACTTAATTCGCCAGCTGGCGGTTAGAAAATGGGTGTGGGTGGTTGGGGCTATCATTCAGGCAGTGTGTATTATCGCTATGCTTATTTGCGCCCTCACTCTACAAGGCACGAGTGCAGGCTTTGCGATTATAGGTATTTTGATTATCTTTAGCCTTGCCCGCGGTTTTAATTCAATTGCAGCAAAAGATGTGTTGGGTAAGGTTATTCCAAAACAGCAACGAGGGAGCATTAGTGGTCTTGCAGCCAGTTTTGCAGGCTTTGCGACTCTTACCTTTGGCCTTGGGTTATGGTATTTACAACATTTAGGTTATGACAATGGGGTTTATGTTGCTCTCATATTAGCTGCGCTCATGTGGCTTTTTGCAGCACTGAGTTACAGCCAAATAAAGGAATATAAAGGTGCAACCGAAGGCGCTGAAAACGGCTTGTTGCATGCTCTAAAAAAGTTAAAACTTCTCTATCAAGATAAACAATTTGCCCACTTTATTATTACCCGTGCATTGTTACTTTGCTCAGCTTTAAGCGCTCCCTTTTATATTGTACTTGCCAGTGAACAAGCCTTTGATTTTTCACTACTAGCCACGTTTATGGCTCTTTCTGGCCTTGCCAGTCTGGTTTCAGCACCAATTTGGGGTAGATTAAGCGACTTATCGAGTCGCCGAGTGCTAGTTTTCGCAGCCGTACTTGTCACACTTAATGGCTTAGCCGTGTATTTAGTTGCGTATTTTAGCCCCACAACACTCAATGAATTTTGGTTACTACCACTGTGTTATTTTTTACTCACAGTTGCTCATCAAGGCGTTCGCCTCGGCCGAAAAACCTACTTAGTTGATATGGCTGAAGGGAATAAACGTACTGATTATGTGTCAGTTAGTAATACTGTGATAGGGCTAATACTGCTGCTATTGGGTAGCGTAGGCTTGCTAAATAGCTATTTAAGCACCGCTGAGCTGATCTTATTTTATAGTGTGCTTGGATTTGCTGGTGCAGTAAGTGCTTGGTTTTTAAAAGATACCTAG
- a CDS encoding dienelactone hydrolase family protein translates to MIIQHHSHDIATPTGPMRTSVYRPVDEGKFPCIVFYSEIFQETAPIARSAAILAGHGFVVLVPEVFHELNPIGTVLAYNDAGKDKGNADKWAKPLESHDTDTEALIAFSRTQDYCTGHIGAMGVCIGGHLAYRAALNSNIKAAFCLYATDIHSDTLVAQAGNNSFERMADIKGEIHFVWGKQDPHVPKEGRLKIYQQAVATGINYQWQEVNAQHAFMRDEGDRYDPALAITMYQQAVALFNRTLV, encoded by the coding sequence ATGATCATTCAACACCATAGCCACGATATAGCCACCCCAACAGGGCCAATGCGCACCAGTGTTTATCGCCCAGTAGATGAAGGGAAGTTCCCTTGCATTGTTTTCTATTCAGAGATTTTTCAAGAAACTGCGCCAATCGCACGCTCTGCTGCAATACTGGCAGGTCATGGTTTTGTGGTATTAGTGCCTGAAGTGTTTCATGAGTTAAACCCTATCGGTACTGTACTTGCCTACAATGATGCGGGTAAGGATAAAGGCAATGCCGACAAGTGGGCAAAACCACTTGAGAGCCACGATACCGATACTGAAGCCTTAATTGCATTTTCACGCACTCAAGATTACTGCACAGGCCACATCGGTGCGATGGGTGTCTGTATTGGTGGTCACCTTGCATATCGCGCAGCGTTAAACTCTAATATTAAAGCTGCATTTTGTTTATATGCAACAGATATACACAGCGATACCTTAGTGGCGCAAGCAGGTAATAACTCATTTGAGCGCATGGCTGATATCAAAGGTGAGATTCACTTTGTCTGGGGTAAGCAAGACCCACATGTACCAAAAGAAGGCCGCCTTAAAATTTACCAACAAGCGGTGGCAACAGGAATTAATTACCAGTGGCAAGAAGTTAATGCCCAACACGCCTTTATGCGCGATGAAGGCGACCGTTACGACCCTGCCCTTGCAATCACCATGTATCAACAAGCCGTTGCTTTATTTAATCGAACGCTTGTTTAA
- a CDS encoding STAS/SEC14 domain-containing protein: protein MKKHGLTIGLERVGSTFYLTFKVVGKLTHDDYTKLTPLIENALASVPHAKIRAYVDITELEGWELQAAWDDLKLGLKHNKEFCRIALLGNAKWQQVASKVGNWFTSGEVKYFEDANIAREWLHE from the coding sequence ATGAAAAAACACGGTTTAACGATTGGCTTAGAGCGCGTTGGCAGTACATTTTATTTAACTTTTAAAGTCGTTGGAAAACTCACTCATGATGACTATACAAAACTCACTCCTTTAATTGAAAATGCGCTAGCGTCAGTCCCTCACGCAAAAATCAGAGCCTATGTTGATATTACAGAGTTAGAGGGATGGGAGCTTCAAGCAGCTTGGGATGACTTAAAGTTGGGGCTTAAGCATAACAAGGAGTTTTGCCGCATTGCTTTATTAGGAAATGCGAAATGGCAACAAGTGGCTAGCAAGGTGGGTAATTGGTTTACCAGTGGTGAAGTGAAGTATTTTGAGGATGCGAACATTGCACGTGAATGGTTACATGAATAA
- a CDS encoding membrane lipoprotein lipid attachment site-containing protein yields the protein MKKIVFALFTLLTLSACSTSVPIRNFDSNPIPTVANKSHDLKSIENDILKACMKLGWTCRANQEGKVLGTLDIRKHQLRVEISFNEKEYSIDYKDSINLDYDGKKIHRQYINWVTNLMRNIDAELAYQ from the coding sequence ATGAAAAAGATAGTATTTGCACTTTTTACACTGCTGACTTTGTCCGCATGTAGCACGAGTGTACCTATTCGTAACTTTGACTCTAACCCTATACCTACAGTAGCCAATAAGAGCCATGACCTTAAAAGTATCGAGAACGATATACTCAAGGCATGTATGAAGCTTGGATGGACATGTCGTGCAAATCAAGAAGGTAAGGTTTTAGGCACGTTAGATATTCGTAAACATCAATTACGAGTTGAAATTAGCTTTAATGAAAAAGAATATTCTATTGATTACAAAGACTCTATCAACCTAGATTACGATGGTAAGAAGATTCACCGTCAATACATCAACTGGGTAACAAACTTGATGCGTAATATTGATGCTGAATTAGCATATCAATAA
- a CDS encoding LysR family transcriptional regulator, with protein sequence MKVSFEQLKSMVVFAHIVQQGSLTKAAQQLGLSRAVVSYHLKKLEQQLQLTLLNRSTRTMTLTEAGMAYYERCQAITEQAEAANLHLESLKSEPVGVIKLSCPVNVGLQLVVPALAQFKRLYPKIDIDLQLSDDVVDIIKEGYDLAIRGVALESSNLQATKLASMATCLCGSVDYFTKHPIPKSIADLAVHTWVVYQPSSATVTLEKDKRRFDIAVSGGISTNNAAARTAFVEAGHGLAKIPAYDALPKIKAGFLRTVLEDYKTADIELYGVFPPGAAGSKKLRVLLDYLKDYFANQVATLAI encoded by the coding sequence ATGAAAGTATCGTTCGAGCAATTAAAAAGCATGGTGGTGTTTGCCCATATTGTGCAGCAAGGTAGTTTAACCAAAGCGGCTCAGCAACTAGGCTTGTCGCGAGCTGTGGTGAGTTATCACTTAAAAAAGCTAGAGCAACAATTGCAGCTCACTTTATTAAACCGTTCGACTCGCACTATGACGCTAACAGAAGCGGGTATGGCTTATTACGAACGCTGTCAGGCCATTACAGAGCAGGCTGAGGCAGCTAACCTGCATCTTGAAAGCTTAAAAAGTGAACCCGTAGGGGTAATTAAACTGAGTTGTCCGGTGAATGTAGGCTTGCAACTTGTGGTGCCTGCGTTGGCTCAGTTTAAACGTTTGTATCCTAAAATCGATATAGACTTACAACTGAGTGATGATGTGGTTGATATTATCAAAGAAGGCTATGATTTGGCTATTCGAGGGGTTGCGCTTGAGAGTTCAAACTTGCAAGCGACTAAGCTGGCAAGTATGGCTACATGTTTATGTGGTTCAGTTGATTACTTTACAAAACATCCCATACCAAAGAGCATTGCTGATTTAGCAGTGCATACTTGGGTCGTGTACCAACCAAGCAGTGCGACTGTAACACTTGAAAAAGACAAACGCCGCTTTGATATAGCTGTTAGTGGTGGCATTAGTACTAACAATGCCGCAGCACGTACAGCTTTTGTTGAAGCGGGACATGGTTTAGCTAAAATCCCGGCTTATGATGCGCTTCCTAAGATTAAGGCCGGTTTCTTGCGAACAGTATTAGAAGATTACAAAACCGCGGATATTGAGCTTTATGGTGTGTTCCCGCCAGGGGCGGCGGGAAGCAAAAAATTGCGTGTTTTACTTGATTACCTAAAGGACTATTTCGCTAATCAAGTGGCAACGCTGGCGATTTAA
- a CDS encoding type 1 glutamine amidotransferase domain-containing protein, which yields MSAKKILMVLTSHDELGDTGHKTGFWVEEFAAPYYAFVDAGADVTLASVKGGQPPVDPNSAAPDAATDATKRFEEDSAAKTLMANTKPLSEINAEEYDAVFYPGGHGPLWDLVDNQDSISLIEQFLNSNKPVGAVCHASAVLLNAKNAAGKSVVFDKKVTGFSNSEEDAVQLTNVVPLLVEDELIKQGGHYQKTDDWGVLAIEDGLLITGQNPASSELAAKKLLTKLG from the coding sequence ATGTCAGCTAAGAAAATTTTAATGGTACTTACTTCACACGATGAATTAGGTGATACCGGTCATAAAACAGGTTTTTGGGTAGAAGAGTTTGCAGCCCCCTACTACGCCTTTGTTGATGCTGGTGCAGATGTAACCCTTGCATCAGTAAAAGGCGGCCAACCTCCAGTCGATCCAAATAGCGCGGCACCTGACGCTGCCACAGATGCAACCAAACGCTTTGAAGAAGACAGCGCAGCAAAAACCTTAATGGCAAACACTAAACCATTGAGCGAGATTAATGCAGAGGAATATGACGCAGTATTTTACCCAGGCGGCCATGGTCCATTATGGGACTTAGTTGATAACCAGGATTCTATTAGTTTGATTGAACAATTTTTAAATTCAAACAAGCCTGTTGGCGCGGTATGTCATGCAAGTGCTGTCTTACTCAATGCGAAAAATGCAGCAGGTAAATCAGTCGTATTTGATAAAAAAGTTACTGGCTTTAGTAACTCTGAAGAAGATGCCGTACAGCTTACCAATGTGGTACCGCTGCTCGTAGAAGATGAGCTAATCAAACAAGGCGGTCACTATCAAAAAACCGATGACTGGGGCGTACTTGCCATTGAAGACGGTTTATTAATCACAGGGCAAAACCCTGCAAGTTCAGAACTTGCAGCGAAAAAACTACTGACCAAATTAGGTTAA
- a CDS encoding endonuclease/exonuclease/phosphatase family protein, with protein MIKHNQIKVATFNLYNYLAPPNAFYDFQRIYSAQQWAKKQRWLADYLENQQPDIIGFQEVFSIDALKQQVSEQGYPYFAVVDEPTVIDEFIYRDPVVAIASRFKIVAVAKVEYDTDYAAQMGLKGFRFSRDIIRATIDVPHIGVVDCYVLHFKSKRSMIDNEYDDTSTEQQNLLKQLKEQIAGRWASSIQRGSEAALLLIEVINRRAQTNNPVIVMGDFNNELHDGVLNHLIAEHLRLTGNRQNSVYRSHFTLQDSWQLYQRHVVTESDREATHYFGSSSSVFDYILLSREFDAGFQSSFFEVVDYHTYDQHLINPQFAYDDQSTDHGVVMITMALRS; from the coding sequence GTGATAAAGCATAACCAAATAAAGGTGGCGACATTTAACCTTTATAATTATTTAGCGCCACCGAATGCATTTTATGATTTTCAGCGTATTTATAGTGCACAGCAATGGGCAAAAAAACAGCGCTGGTTAGCTGATTATCTTGAAAACCAACAGCCTGATATCATTGGTTTCCAAGAAGTGTTTAGTATTGATGCTCTAAAACAGCAAGTAAGCGAACAAGGTTATCCTTACTTTGCTGTCGTTGATGAACCCACTGTTATTGATGAGTTTATTTATCGTGATCCTGTTGTTGCGATTGCTTCACGCTTTAAAATAGTGGCTGTTGCCAAGGTAGAGTATGATACAGATTACGCAGCGCAAATGGGGCTTAAAGGGTTTCGTTTTAGTCGCGATATTATTCGCGCTACGATAGATGTGCCACATATTGGCGTTGTTGATTGCTATGTACTGCACTTTAAATCAAAGCGTAGCATGATTGATAACGAATACGATGACACCAGCACTGAGCAACAAAACTTACTTAAGCAGTTAAAAGAGCAGATAGCAGGGCGCTGGGCATCAAGCATACAGCGTGGCAGTGAAGCTGCACTATTATTGATAGAAGTCATCAATCGCAGAGCGCAAACTAATAACCCTGTTATTGTAATGGGGGATTTTAATAATGAGTTGCATGACGGTGTACTCAATCATTTAATTGCCGAGCATTTACGCCTCACTGGAAATCGACAAAACAGTGTGTATCGCTCACATTTTACCTTACAGGATAGTTGGCAGCTTTATCAGCGTCATGTAGTGACCGAAAGCGACAGAGAAGCAACCCATTACTTTGGCAGTAGTAGTTCAGTGTTTGATTATATTTTGCTTTCAAGGGAATTTGATGCAGGGTTTCAAAGCAGTTTTTTTGAAGTTGTTGATTACCATACCTATGATCAGCACTTGATCAACCCACAGTTTGCTTATGATGATCAAAGTACCGACCATGGTGTTGTGATGATCACCATGGCACTTAGGAGTTGA
- a CDS encoding rhomboid family intramembrane serine protease: MTEKSAAKLPPISSKRFAILGIMLLCVVLQIANSLPGVNLNGFGILPRQISGVSGVFFAPFLHGGWAHLVSNLVPFAILAWLVCQYSVKRFWLVFTGTALLGGLLVWLFGRSNIHVGLSGVIYGLWGYLICYGIMHRSFKAILISIAVVVLYSGLIWGVFPQRIHISFESHLFGAISGAFMGYLMAKRDKKLI, encoded by the coding sequence ATGACTGAAAAATCAGCTGCTAAACTTCCCCCTATCAGTAGCAAACGGTTTGCTATTTTGGGCATCATGTTACTTTGTGTGGTGCTGCAAATTGCCAACTCACTCCCCGGTGTAAACCTTAACGGTTTTGGCATATTACCTCGTCAAATATCTGGTGTGTCAGGCGTGTTCTTTGCCCCATTTTTACATGGCGGCTGGGCGCATTTGGTCAGTAATTTAGTGCCTTTTGCTATTCTTGCGTGGCTGGTATGCCAATACAGCGTAAAACGTTTTTGGCTAGTGTTTACTGGCACTGCACTGCTTGGTGGACTACTCGTTTGGTTATTCGGCCGCAGTAATATTCATGTAGGTTTGAGTGGCGTAATTTATGGTTTATGGGGTTATCTAATCTGCTATGGCATCATGCACCGCTCATTCAAAGCAATTTTAATCAGCATTGCCGTTGTTGTACTTTACAGCGGCTTAATTTGGGGTGTATTTCCGCAGCGTATTCATATCTCTTTCGAGAGCCATTTATTTGGTGCCATAAGTGGTGCTTTTATGGGTTACCTGATGGCAAAGCGTGATAAAAAGCTGATTTAA
- a CDS encoding AbiH family protein: MNVVYLIGNGFDLNLGLKTSYNDFYNFYINKKSTSSIVQKFKNSISSDLSKWADLELELGNYTKSIESLDALDEIHADIVDELADYLDEIQRNFSLNEVSEVSKSNFLQDFFHPEKFLRNRDQISLNNFFTSKSTDSNIFSIISFNYTHTIEHILGIKELANNYKGLDIQEKYERTLNKLFFIHHVHGSLTSNMVLGVNDSTQIANSSLKDDTDAKNQLVKRDCNLVMKHGVEIDCTHRLTHADLICIFGSSIGQTDQIWWDLIETQLIKRDCRLIIFDRVFDISSRRSHLFNRREREVLQKFIKSVDIDTISSKVYFAFNSEIFRLSDKL; this comes from the coding sequence GTGAATGTAGTTTACCTTATCGGAAATGGTTTTGATTTAAACCTGGGGCTTAAAACTAGTTATAATGATTTCTATAATTTTTATATAAATAAGAAAAGTACATCTTCAATTGTTCAGAAATTTAAAAATAGTATATCGAGTGATTTAAGCAAGTGGGCAGATCTAGAGTTAGAATTGGGAAATTACACTAAATCAATTGAAAGCCTTGATGCATTAGATGAAATTCATGCAGATATTGTTGATGAATTAGCTGATTACTTGGACGAAATTCAAAGAAATTTTTCTCTTAATGAAGTATCTGAAGTTAGTAAATCAAATTTTCTTCAAGACTTCTTTCATCCAGAGAAATTTCTTAGGAATAGAGATCAAATATCATTAAATAATTTTTTTACTAGTAAAAGTACAGATAGTAACATTTTCTCTATCATAAGTTTTAATTATACACATACAATCGAACATATTTTAGGGATCAAGGAACTTGCTAACAATTATAAAGGGCTTGATATTCAAGAAAAATATGAACGAACTTTAAATAAATTATTTTTCATCCACCATGTACATGGTTCTTTAACCTCAAATATGGTTTTGGGGGTGAATGATTCTACACAAATCGCAAATTCAAGCCTCAAAGATGATACTGATGCTAAAAATCAGCTAGTTAAGAGGGATTGTAATTTAGTTATGAAGCACGGGGTTGAAATTGATTGTACCCATAGGCTTACTCATGCAGATTTAATTTGCATTTTCGGCTCTTCAATTGGTCAAACTGATCAAATTTGGTGGGACTTGATAGAGACTCAGTTAATAAAAAGAGATTGTAGACTTATTATTTTTGACCGAGTTTTCGATATTAGCTCAAGAAGATCTCATCTTTTTAATAGAAGAGAAAGAGAAGTTTTACAAAAATTTATAAAAAGCGTGGATATTGATACAATATCCAGTAAGGTTTATTTTGCTTTTAATTCAGAAATTTTTAGATTGAGTGATAAGTTGTAA
- a CDS encoding glycerophosphodiester phosphodiesterase family protein, which yields MKYIPLLTSCLFISVLAGCDDDVEVVEKEVVVTNTDVQVVEVPTPIVVEVAQGTNIQLGTRPDYLIDDMADSTLKTKLESCKEGPFYRTDFSIGHRGAPMQYPEHTKESYIAAARMGAGIVECDVTFTNDKELVCRHSQCDLHTTTNILAIPELAAKCSEPFTPADPNSGTPASAKCCTSDLSLAEFLTLEGKMDGANPNATNVAEYMKGTPSWRTDLYANTGTLMTHKQSIALFKELGVKMTPELKSPAVSMPFDGMSQEQYAQKMLDEYIQMDVPANHVFPQSFNLDDVKYWINNNPDFAAQSVYLDGRDSDAGFDPNNSDTWQPSMAALYSDGVKIIAPPIWMLLTIDNDSNIVPSQYAVDAKAAGLKIIAWSFERSGPLNNGGGYYYQSVADVIDNDGDMMTVLDVLAKDVGVIGIFSDWPATVSYYASCNNMPASI from the coding sequence GTGAAATACATACCCTTACTGACTAGTTGCTTATTCATAAGCGTTCTTGCTGGTTGTGATGATGATGTAGAAGTTGTCGAAAAAGAAGTTGTTGTCACAAATACTGATGTTCAAGTTGTTGAAGTTCCAACCCCCATTGTCGTAGAAGTGGCGCAAGGCACCAATATTCAGCTTGGCACTCGCCCAGACTACCTCATTGATGACATGGCAGACAGTACACTAAAAACAAAACTAGAATCGTGTAAAGAAGGCCCCTTTTACCGTACTGATTTTTCAATCGGTCATCGAGGAGCGCCTATGCAATACCCTGAGCACACTAAAGAGTCTTATATCGCTGCGGCTCGCATGGGGGCTGGCATTGTCGAGTGTGATGTCACGTTTACAAACGATAAAGAATTAGTATGTCGCCATTCTCAGTGTGACTTACATACCACCACAAATATTTTAGCTATTCCAGAATTAGCTGCAAAATGCAGTGAACCTTTTACTCCAGCAGATCCTAACAGTGGTACGCCTGCTTCCGCTAAATGTTGTACTAGCGATCTTAGCCTCGCAGAGTTTTTAACCCTTGAAGGCAAAATGGATGGTGCAAACCCCAACGCAACTAATGTGGCTGAGTATATGAAAGGAACGCCTAGTTGGCGAACTGATTTATATGCAAATACAGGCACCCTAATGACACATAAACAAAGTATCGCCTTGTTTAAAGAGTTAGGCGTAAAAATGACTCCTGAACTTAAGTCGCCAGCTGTTAGCATGCCTTTTGATGGTATGAGCCAAGAGCAGTACGCACAAAAAATGCTCGATGAGTACATACAAATGGATGTGCCCGCGAATCATGTTTTTCCACAGTCATTTAACTTAGATGATGTAAAATATTGGATTAATAACAATCCTGACTTTGCAGCTCAAAGTGTTTACTTGGATGGCCGTGATAGTGATGCAGGCTTTGACCCTAATAATTCTGACACTTGGCAACCCAGTATGGCTGCACTTTACAGTGACGGTGTTAAGATTATTGCACCACCAATCTGGATGCTATTAACCATCGATAACGACAGTAACATAGTGCCTTCACAATACGCAGTCGATGCCAAAGCTGCGGGCCTTAAAATCATAGCGTGGAGCTTTGAACGCTCAGGCCCGTTAAATAATGGTGGCGGCTATTATTATCAATCGGTTGCCGATGTTATTGATAATGATGGCGATATGATGACCGTGCTTGATGTATTAGCCAAAGATGTTGGTGTTATAGGTATCTTCTCTGATTGGCCTGCAACGGTTAGTTATTACGCAAGTTGTAATAACATGCCTGCCAGTATTTAA
- the yghU gene encoding glutathione-dependent disulfide-bond oxidoreductase, with translation MSNNDSYTPPKVWQWDAENGGEWAKTNRPISGATHQQDLPVGEHALQLYSLATPNGQKVTIMLEELLELGIDDADYDAFLIKIADGDQFSSGFVSVNPNSKIPALMDHSTKPVTRVFESGAILQYLAEKFDALIPSDHTSKTECRNWLFWQMGSAPYLGGGFGHFYSYAPFKMQYPIDRFTMEVKRQLDVLNRHLSDHDYMAGSEYSIADIAIWPWYGSLVLGYLYDAAEFLDVESYTHVVRWAKQVERRPAVQRGRRVNRTWGDEAEQLAERHSKNDF, from the coding sequence ATGAGTAATAACGACAGTTATACGCCGCCTAAAGTGTGGCAGTGGGATGCCGAAAATGGTGGCGAATGGGCTAAGACAAATCGCCCAATTTCAGGTGCTACCCACCAGCAAGATCTACCTGTGGGTGAGCATGCATTACAACTCTATTCACTTGCTACACCAAACGGTCAAAAAGTCACTATTATGCTTGAAGAGCTACTTGAGCTTGGCATTGATGACGCTGACTATGATGCGTTTTTGATCAAAATTGCTGATGGTGACCAATTCTCGTCGGGTTTTGTTAGCGTAAACCCTAACTCAAAGATCCCCGCATTGATGGATCACAGCACCAAGCCTGTTACCCGTGTTTTTGAATCGGGTGCGATTTTACAGTACTTGGCCGAAAAATTTGATGCACTTATTCCAAGCGACCACACAAGTAAAACCGAGTGTCGCAACTGGCTATTTTGGCAAATGGGTTCTGCGCCCTATTTAGGTGGTGGTTTTGGCCACTTTTATAGTTATGCACCGTTTAAAATGCAGTATCCAATAGACCGCTTTACTATGGAAGTTAAACGCCAACTCGACGTACTCAATCGCCATTTAAGCGATCATGACTACATGGCAGGCAGTGAGTATTCAATTGCTGACATTGCGATTTGGCCTTGGTACGGAAGCCTTGTACTTGGCTATTTATATGACGCAGCAGAGTTTTTAGATGTTGAGTCTTATACCCATGTTGTGCGCTGGGCAAAACAAGTTGAACGCCGCCCTGCAGTGCAACGTGGTCGCCGTGTTAACCGTACATGGGGTGATGAAGCAGAGCAACTTGCCGAGCGACACAGCAAAAATGACTTTTAA
- a CDS encoding FMN-dependent NADH-azoreductase, with protein MKKVLVLNSSLNGENGNSTKLTNTFVSQLTEKDQVTITQRDLSSNAIDHLTQTEMAAWMTDANERSDEQKALAAISDELIGELNDNDLIVIGMPMYNFGIPSTFKAWIDRIARAGITFKYTEQGAVGLVENKKVVVLAARGGVYQGSDIDTQTKYLKDVLGFVGMTDVDFIYAEGLAMPGAEQSLETAQNEIKALAASL; from the coding sequence ATGAAAAAAGTACTTGTTTTAAATTCTTCACTCAATGGTGAAAACGGTAACTCAACTAAATTAACAAACACATTTGTAAGTCAACTGACTGAAAAAGACCAAGTAACGATCACCCAGCGCGACTTAAGCAGCAACGCAATTGATCACCTAACGCAAACAGAAATGGCTGCGTGGATGACTGATGCAAACGAGCGTAGCGATGAGCAAAAAGCACTTGCAGCCATCTCTGACGAGTTAATTGGCGAACTTAACGACAACGATCTGATCGTTATCGGTATGCCAATGTATAACTTTGGTATTCCATCAACGTTTAAAGCATGGATTGACCGTATAGCACGTGCTGGTATTACGTTTAAATACACAGAACAAGGCGCAGTTGGTTTAGTTGAAAACAAAAAAGTCGTGGTACTGGCTGCCCGTGGTGGTGTGTACCAAGGTAGTGATATCGACACTCAAACTAAATACTTAAAAGATGTGCTTGGTTTTGTTGGTATGACTGATGTTGATTTTATCTACGCGGAAGGGTTAGCAATGCCTGGGGCTGAACAAAGCTTAGAAACAGCTCAAAATGAAATAAAGGCTTTGGCCGCTTCACTTTAA